The following coding sequences are from one Gadus macrocephalus chromosome 3, ASM3116895v1 window:
- the pld6 gene encoding mitochondrial cardiolipin hydrolase isoform X2, whose product MSAVWTLKALGLGAVGLTLSVEVLGWFFRRFGSKGFLKEVIFFPTEFACVEHVFEPTLQCLCPLPHGLETSLARLLRHVLSAKSTLDICVFAFSNMDLSRAVLALHSRGLVIRILIDKDYGGINGSQIGPLRRSGIRVRYDSGAVHMHHKFALVDGRRLVTGSLNWTLQAVQKNKENVMVTEEPRLVTPFVQEFQRLWDANDPEGCGRAAPPPQQGTERQGTERQGTERKGT is encoded by the exons ATGTCCGCGGTGTGGACCTTGAAGGCCCTGGGTCTCGGGGCCGTGGGCCTGACTCTgagtgtggaggtgttgggCTGGTTCTTCAGGAGATTCGGGTCTAAAGGATTCCTGAAAGAAGTCATATTCTTCCCCACCGAATTCGCATGTGTGGAGCATGTGTTCGAACCAACTTT GCAGTGTCTCTGTCCGTTACCACATGGCTTAGAGACGTCTTTGGCCCGCCTTCTCCGCCACGTCCTCTCGGCCAAATCCACCCTGgacatctgtgtgtttgccttctCCAACATGGACCTCAGCAGAGCGGTCCTGGCCCTCCACTCCAGGGGCCTGGTCATCCGGATCCTCATAGACAAGGACTACGGCGGCATCAATGGCTCCCAGATCGGGCCGCTGCGCAGATCAG GTATCCGCGTGCGCTATGACTCGGGCGCCGTGCACATGCACCACAAGTTTGCGTTGGTGGACGGGCGGCGGCTGGTGACGGGCTCCCTCAACTGGACGCTGCAGGCGGTGCAGAAGAACAAGGAGAACgtcatggtgacggaggagccCCGCCTGGTCACGCCCTTCGTCCAGGAGTTCCAGCGCCTGTGGGACGCCAATGACCCGGAGGGCTGCGGCCGAGCCGCCCCCCCGCCGCAGCAAGGCACCGAGCGGCAAGGCACCGAGCGGCAAG GCACCGAGCGGAAAGGCACTTGA
- the LOC132453911 gene encoding transcription elongation factor 1 homolog translates to MGRRKSKRKPPPKKKLTGDLDTQFTCPFCNHEKSCDVKMERTRNTGIISCTVCLEEFQTPITYLSEAVDVYSDWIDACESANQ, encoded by the exons ATGGGTCGTCGCAAGTCCAAAAGGAAGCCCCCTCCTAAGAAGAAGCTGACGGGGGACCTGGACACGCAGTTCACTTGTCCCTTCTGTAACCACGAGAAGTCCTGCGATGTTAAAAT GGAAAGAACCAGAAATACTGGAATAATATCCTGCACCGTCTGCCTGGAGGAGTTCCAGACACCTATCACAT ATCTGTCAGAGGCCGTGGACGTGTACAGTGATTGGATCGATGCCTGTGAATCAGCCAATCAGTAG
- the LOC132453910 gene encoding ras-related protein Rab-3D-like translates to MAVVGDQGAGPETQVQRDSADQNFDYMFKLLIIGNSSVGKTSFLFRYADNSFTSAFVSTVGIDFKVKTIYRNEKRVKLQIWDTAGQERYRTITTAYYRGAMGFLLMYDITSQESFSAVQDWATQVKTYSWDNAQVVLVGNKVDLEEDRQVPTVDGQRLASELGFQFFETSAKDNINVKQVFDKLVDVICERMNETVNGELAGVSTNEKGASLTDKPPSSQSGCAC, encoded by the exons ATGGCTGTAGTCGGAGACCAGGGGGCCGGGCCGGAGACGCAGGTCCAGAGGGACTCAGCCGACCAGAACTTCGACTACATGTTCAAGCTGCTGATCATCGGCAACAGCAGTGTGGGCAAGACGTCCTTCCTCTTCCGCTACGCCGACAACTCCTTCACCTCGGCCTTCGTCAGCACGGTGGGCATCGACTTCAAGGTGAAGACCATCTACAGGAACGAGAAGAGGGTGAAGCTGCAGATATGG gacACAGCAGGCCAGGAGCGCTACAGGACCATCACCACAGCCTACTACAGGGGCGCCATGGGCTTCCTGCTCATGTATGACATCACCAGCCAGGAGTCCTTCTCCGCTGTTCAAGACTG GGCCACTCAGGTGAAGACGTACTCCTGGGACAATGCTCAAGTGGTCTTGGTGGGCAACAAGGTAGATCTcgaggaggacagacaggtcCCCACAGTGGACGGCCAAAGGCTCGCCAGCGAgctag GCTTCCAGTTCTTTGAGACCAGCGCTAAGGACAACATCAACGTGAAGCAAGTCTTTGACAAGCTGGTGGATGTCATCTGTGAAAGGATGAATGAAACGGTCAATGGCGAGCTGGCCGGTGTCTCAACCAATGAGAAAGGAGCCAGCCTCACGGACAAGCCCCCGAGCAGTCAAAGTGGATGTGCCTGCTGA
- the pld6 gene encoding mitochondrial cardiolipin hydrolase isoform X1, with protein sequence MSAVWTLKALGLGAVGLTLSVEVLGWFFRRFGSKGFLKEVIFFPTEFACVEHVFEPTLQCLCPLPHGLETSLARLLRHVLSAKSTLDICVFAFSNMDLSRAVLALHSRGLVIRILIDKDYGGINGSQIGPLRRSGIRVRYDSGAVHMHHKFALVDGRRLVTGSLNWTLQAVQKNKENVMVTEEPRLVTPFVQEFQRLWDANDPEGCGRAAPPPQQGTERQGTERQGTERQGTERKGTERKGTERKGT encoded by the exons ATGTCCGCGGTGTGGACCTTGAAGGCCCTGGGTCTCGGGGCCGTGGGCCTGACTCTgagtgtggaggtgttgggCTGGTTCTTCAGGAGATTCGGGTCTAAAGGATTCCTGAAAGAAGTCATATTCTTCCCCACCGAATTCGCATGTGTGGAGCATGTGTTCGAACCAACTTT GCAGTGTCTCTGTCCGTTACCACATGGCTTAGAGACGTCTTTGGCCCGCCTTCTCCGCCACGTCCTCTCGGCCAAATCCACCCTGgacatctgtgtgtttgccttctCCAACATGGACCTCAGCAGAGCGGTCCTGGCCCTCCACTCCAGGGGCCTGGTCATCCGGATCCTCATAGACAAGGACTACGGCGGCATCAATGGCTCCCAGATCGGGCCGCTGCGCAGATCAG GTATCCGCGTGCGCTATGACTCGGGCGCCGTGCACATGCACCACAAGTTTGCGTTGGTGGACGGGCGGCGGCTGGTGACGGGCTCCCTCAACTGGACGCTGCAGGCGGTGCAGAAGAACAAGGAGAACgtcatggtgacggaggagccCCGCCTGGTCACGCCCTTCGTCCAGGAGTTCCAGCGCCTGTGGGACGCCAATGACCCGGAGGGCTGCGGCCGAGCCGCCCCCCCGCCGCAGCAAGGCACCGAGCGGCAAGGCACCGAGCGGCAAGGCACCGAGCGGCAAGGCACCGAGCGGAAAGGCACCGAGCGGAAAGGCACCGAGCGGAAAGGCACTTGA